TCTATAGCTCTTAAATTCCAAAGTGCATCAGCAAAAGAAAAACTTGGAGAAACATTACCTGGCGTAACAGAAACAGATAAGAAAATTGATGGAAGAGATAAAACAATTGCAAGCAAGGCAACTGGAAAAATTTTCTTTAAGGGCTTCTCCTTTTCTGGTTTCGCGCTTAACATTTCGCCAGCCAAGAAGAGAACAGCCAAAGTTCCAGCACCAACAGCCAACTGGAAAACAGCTACAAACAAAGCATCATTTAAAGCATACAAAAAAGCCATTAAAACAAACATGCAAGCCAAAGAAGCAACAGAATACACTGCTTCATCAAGATAAATGGCCAAACAAGCTGAAACAACCAATCCAACAGCAAGCAGCTCAATAATCATTTCACAAAGAGCCTCCGCTCACATTGTTTGCTTTAGGCTTTACAACCAAATCGGATTTATTTGTTGAGGCCAACTCAAAAATTTCCGAACTTTTAATAGCGTTTCTGGGACAACTTTCAGCACACTGGTAACAGAATATACAGCGGTCCAGATGAAAAAGAGGCCTTAACTTTCCATCAACCTCAACCATTTCAATAGCCTTTGCAGGACAATCCCTAGCACATAACCCACAACTGATACACAAATTAATGTCAAATATTTGCCTGCCCCGGAAACCAACGGGAACATAAGGCTTCTCTTCTGGATATCTTCGAGTTGCAGGCTTCTTGAAAAGGTGAGCAAGCACTTCCTTCAAAATTGGCGATAACTTAGCCATTCACTTTCACCTCAACAAGTTAAACCACAAGCTCACGCCAACAGCCGCAGCAAGAGAAATAAACGCCAAAGGCAGAAGCACTTTCCAGTTGACAACAAGCACTTGATCGATACGCAATCTCGCAAAAACGCATTTCAAATACTCTGTAAGCGCCACAACCGCGAGCAGTTTAAGCGTAAACCACAACGTATACCAAAAGGCAGATGGGCCATAAAAAGTTGGTCCGTAAGGGCCGCCTAAGAAAAGTTCAACGACTATGGCCGCTCCAAGCACTATTTGCACATCTTTAGCAAGTTTAAGAAAAGCCAATCTTCTACCTGTATATTCAGTTTCATATCCACCAACTATCTCCGTCTCAGCGTGTGGAACATCAAATGGGTCTTTCTCCAACTCCGCTTGAAGCGTAATAATAAACAGCACGAAAGCCCATGGAATCATGAAGACAAATGGCACATTCTGATTAGCAGCAATAACTGAAAAGCTAAGACTTTTAGCCAAAAAAGCTGGAGCCAATGCAAGAATGAAAAGAGGAATATCATAACCCAAAAACTGAGTCAAAACTCTTGTAGCGCCTATTGCACTGTATGGGTTCATCGAAGACCACCCTGAAAGGAAAATAAAGAAATTGGCAATTGAAACTAATGTTAGAACAATAAT
The window above is part of the Candidatus Bathyarchaeia archaeon genome. Proteins encoded here:
- a CDS encoding NADH-quinone oxidoreductase subunit J is translated as MIIELLAVGLVVSACLAIYLDEAVYSVASLACMFVLMAFLYALNDALFVAVFQLAVGAGTLAVLFLAGEMLSAKPEKEKPLKKIFPVALLAIVLSLPSIFLSVSVTPGNVSPSFSFADALWNLRAIDVILQGLVIMTVALGIAIVLHERNDGES
- a CDS encoding NADH-quinone oxidoreductase subunit I, coding for MLAHLFKKPATRRYPEEKPYVPVGFRGRQIFDINLCISCGLCARDCPAKAIEMVEVDGKLRPLFHLDRCIFCYQCAESCPRNAIKSSEIFELASTNKSDLVVKPKANNVSGGSL
- a CDS encoding complex I subunit 1 family protein, with protein sequence MSFDLDFLFRVLIFPGFTFILFFTMFCDWVERKIEARMQNRMGPTYTGPFGVFQPFADFVKLLTKEDIVPFNVKNFAFKFTPIFSFSIFVFSFVFLPIDGANIIFNSNFEGDLIIVLTLVSIANFFIFLSGWSSMNPYSAIGATRVLTQFLGYDIPLFILALAPAFLAKSLSFSVIAANQNVPFVFMIPWAFVLFIITLQAELEKDPFDVPHAETEIVGGYETEYTGRRLAFLKLAKDVQIVLGAAIVVELFLGGPYGPTFYGPSAFWYTLWFTLKLLAVVALTEYLKCVFARLRIDQVLVVNWKVLLPLAFISLAAAVGVSLWFNLLR